One Aphidius gifuensis isolate YNYX2018 linkage group LG5, ASM1490517v1, whole genome shotgun sequence genomic region harbors:
- the LOC122857925 gene encoding farnesol dehydrogenase-like has translation MNRWVGKIAIVTGASSGIGLSIAKTFIKEGLIVVGLARRKEKMEAEIGNLGKTCKGKFYPIKCDVSSEDDVKQAFEWIKKNIGVVQILINNAGLGVIGNFADMDLAVSKNILNVNLFGTINCTKEALTVMKESKVEGHIININSIQGHRVYCFGELGFNTYPASKHAITGFTETLQRELIGQKIRVTSISPGYVSTEIAEANNFGEHVTNLPCLESQDIADAIFYVISTPPRVQITELTIRPLGETLL, from the exons atgaatcgtTGGGTTGGTAAAATAGCTATTGTTACTGGTGCTTCATCTGGCATTGGTTTATCAATAgctaaaacttttattaaagAAGGTTTAATTGTCGTTGGATTAGCCAGAAGAAAGGAAAAAATGGAG GCAGAAATTGGTAATTTGGGAAAAACTTGTAAAGGTAaattttatccaattaaatGTGATGTGTCAAGTGAAGATGATGTTAAACAAGCATTTGAAtggatcaaaaaaaatattggagttgtacaaattttgataaataatgctGGTCTTGGTGTAATTGGAAATTTTGcag aTATGGATTTAGCTgtgtcaaaaaatatcttgaatgttaatttatttggtacaATTAATTGTACAAAAGAAGCATTGACAGTGATGAAAGAATCAAAAGTTGAAGGTcatattatcaacattaatag tattCAAGGCCATCGTGTTTATTGTTTCGGTGAATTGGGTTTCAATACTTATCCAGCATCAAAACATGCAATAACTGGATTCACTGAAACCTTACAACGTGAACTGATTGGTCAAAAAATTCGTGTTacg agCATAAGTCCTGGCTATGTTTCAACAGAAATAGCAGAAGCTAATAACTTTGGTGAACATGTGACAAATTTACCATGCCTTGAGTCTCAAGATATTGCCGatgcaattttttatgttatttcaaCTCCTCCACGAGTTCAAATAACTGAATTGACAATTCGTCCTTTGGGAGAAACactattgt